In Gordonia phthalatica, one genomic interval encodes:
- a CDS encoding GntR family transcriptional regulator, with amino-acid sequence MSTSITVDTTDPTPPYEQIRRQIADAIERGAFDVGAKLPSVRQLANDLGIATGTVARAYRELEHGGLIQSRRGLGTTVRAAPRPVADLLDEKSRLFIAEARALGVDDAAIVAAVTRNLTPPSR; translated from the coding sequence ATGAGTACCTCCATCACCGTCGACACGACCGACCCGACGCCACCGTATGAGCAGATCCGCAGGCAGATCGCGGACGCCATCGAACGCGGAGCCTTCGATGTCGGTGCCAAGCTCCCGTCCGTGCGGCAGTTGGCCAACGACCTCGGCATCGCCACCGGTACCGTCGCGCGCGCCTATCGCGAACTCGAACACGGCGGCCTGATCCAGTCCCGGCGTGGGCTGGGGACCACCGTGCGGGCGGCACCGCGACCGGTCGCCGACCTGCTGGATGAGAAGTCGCGCCTGTTCATCGCCGAGGCACGGGCGCTGGGAGTCGACGACGCCGCCATCGTCGCCGCGGTGACACGGAACCTGACACCGCCGAGCCGATGA
- the smpB gene encoding SsrA-binding protein SmpB, with protein sequence MPREKGKSVIATNRKARHNYTILDTYEAGMVLQGTEVKALREGKASLVDAFATVDDGEVWLNAVHIAEYGSGTWTNHPPRRKRKLLMHRREIDGLIGKLRDGNLTLVPLSMYFSDGYAKVELALAKGKQAHDKRRDIAERTAKREVERIVGRRVKGM encoded by the coding sequence GTGCCCAGGGAAAAAGGTAAGTCGGTGATTGCGACGAACCGCAAGGCTCGGCACAACTACACGATTCTCGACACCTACGAGGCGGGCATGGTCCTGCAGGGGACCGAGGTCAAAGCGCTCCGCGAGGGCAAGGCGTCCCTGGTCGATGCCTTCGCGACGGTCGACGACGGCGAGGTGTGGCTCAACGCCGTGCACATCGCCGAATACGGCAGCGGCACCTGGACCAATCACCCGCCGCGCCGGAAGCGCAAACTGCTGATGCATCGTCGCGAGATCGACGGGCTCATCGGCAAACTGCGAGACGGCAACCTGACCCTGGTGCCGCTGTCGATGTACTTCTCCGACGGCTACGCCAAGGTGGAGCTCGCGCTCGCCAAGGGCAAGCAGGCGCACGACAAGCGACGTGACATCGCCGAACGCACCGCCAAGCGTGAGGTGGAGCGGATCGTCGGTCGGCGCGTCAAGGGAATGTAG